From a single Papaver somniferum cultivar HN1 unplaced genomic scaffold, ASM357369v1 unplaced-scaffold_19, whole genome shotgun sequence genomic region:
- the LOC113338430 gene encoding uncharacterized protein LOC113338430: protein MVEAIQQALKVESGYHQIRIREGDERKTAFKTKEDTGISVDDSKIKEIVDWPVPTSIREVRSFHGLASFYRRFVRNFSTIAAGLTDCLKRDTFEWTKEADKSFNLLKEKLCSAPVLAMPNFDKPFEIHCDASIVAKVNRMHDRWLSTINQYTFSIKHHSGKLNQVADALSKRDHLLVTLKHESLAFDFLKDLYGEDKDFKNLWEKCGSSTGSVDDYIIQDGFLFKENRLCIPQCSLRLHLIQELHGSGLEERFGRDKTIALVEERYFWPSIQ, encoded by the exons ATGGTTGAAGCAATACAACAAGCTCTTAAAGTTGAAAG TGGATATCACCAAATACGTATTCGAGAAGGTGATGAACGGAAAACGGCTTTCAAGACAAAGGAAG ATACTGGTAtttctgtggatgattctaaGATCAAAGAAATTGTTGATTGGCCTGTTCCAACTTCTATACGTGAAGtacgtagttttcatggtttagCTTCATTCTACAGAAGATTTGTGAGGAATTTTAGTACCATTGCAGCTGGTTTAACAGATTGTTTGAAGCGTGATACTTTTGAATGGACTAAAGAAGCAGATAAGAGTTTTAATTTACTCAAAGAGAAGTTATGTAGTGCCCCTGTTCTTGCCATGCCAAATTTTGATAAGCCTTTTGAGATTCATTGTGATGCTTCTATTGTTG CAAAGGTCAATCGAATGCATGATAGATGGTTATCTACTATCAATCAgtacacattttctattaaacATCATAGTGGAAAACTGAATCAGGTGGCTGATGCTTTGAGTAAAAGAGATCATCTTCTTGTCACTCTCAAACATGAGAGTTTAGCTTTTGATTTCTTGAAAGATCTGTATGGTGAAGATAAAGATTTTAAGAATCTGTGGGAAAAGTGTGGTTCTTCAACAGGAAGTGTTGATGATTACATCATTCAagatggttttctttttaaagaaaaTCGTTTATGTATACCACAATGTTCTTTACGTCTTCATTTGATCCAAGAATTGCATGGAAGTGGCCTGGAAGAACGTTTTGGACGTGATAAAACTATTGCTTTGGTTGAGGAACGTTATTTTTGGCCTTCAATTCAATGA